In Heteronotia binoei isolate CCM8104 ecotype False Entrance Well chromosome 21, APGP_CSIRO_Hbin_v1, whole genome shotgun sequence, the DNA window aatagatgttgattaccttgacttccagaaagcttttgataaagttcatcaaaggttccttagtaagctcaagagtcatggggtaaaaggacaagtcctcttgtggatcaaaaactggctaattaataggaaacagagagtgagtataaatgggcaattttcagggtgcaggatggtaagcagtggggtgccgcagggctcagtgctgggtctgatgctttttaacttgttcattaacgatttggagttgggagtaagtgaAGTGGCTAATTTTGAGGATGATGCCAACTTGTTCAGggttgtgagaaccagagaggattgtgaggcactccaaagggatctgttgaggttgagtgagtgggcatcaacatggcaaatgaggttcaatgtggccaagtgcaaagtaatgcacattggagccaaaaatcccaactataaatacaagctgatggggtgtgaactgcagagactgaccaagagagggatcttggggtcgtggtagataactcactgaaaatgtcaagacagtgtgcgactgcaataaaaaaggtcaatgctatgctgggaataattaggaagggaattgaaaataaatcagccagtatcataatgcccctatataaatcgatggtgtggcctcatttggagtactgtgtacagttctggtctccacacctcaaaaaaagatattatagcattggaaaacgttcagaaaagggcaactagaatgattaaagtgttggaacactttccctatgaagaaaggttaaaatgcttggggctctttagcttggagacattttgacattttattcaaggtataagctttagtGTGCATTTCTCACTAGAAGtgtactttgttggtcttataagtgccactgaattcaaactttgttttactgcttcagaacaGCATGGCTCCCCTCCAAGATATATAAATGGTGGCCACTAGTTTAGGTGGATTTTCAAaagtgtgacatgatagaggtttacatgggatagagaaggtagagaagaactacttttctccctttctcacaatagaagaattcgtgggcattcaatgaaatttctgagcagtcgggttagaacgaataaaaggaagtacttcttcacccaaagggtgattaacatgtggaattcaccgccacaggagatggtggcagctacaagcatagtcaccttcaagaggggattggataaacatatggagcagaggtccatcagtggctattagctacagcatattgttggaactctctgtctggggcaagtgatggcctgtattcttggtgctttggaggggcaacagtgtgaggacctcTGGTGTCCTGGACCcattgatggatctcctgatggcacatggtttttttggctactgtgtgacacagagtgttggattggataggccattggcctgatccaacatggcttctcttttgttcttattacaagatatatatattaaaattttaattcagtggcacctttaagaccaacattttattcaaggtataaacttttgtgtgcatttcTCACTAGAAGtgtactttgttggtcttaaaagtgccactgaattcaaaatTTATTCTACTGCTTTGGAACAGCATGGCTCCCCACCAAGATATATAAATGGTGGCCACTAGTTTAGGTGGATTTTCAAAAGTGTTAGACAACTTCTCAGGTAAGTATCTTTGAGCTGCAATTGGAACCTGTATATTAATACACAGCATATCTGTGTACAAGATACCTGTACAAGATGTCGCGTACACAGGGCTGTAtggttgccaactgtgggttggaaaattcctggagatttagagtgGCACCTTGGAAGCatagtttcaggaggggagggtaCTTGGCAGAACTGTGATGCCATCATACAGTCCACCCCACAgaacttccattttctccagaggatctgAGTTATGTAGTctcgagatcagttgtaattctgggagaattctcGAATTGGCCACTATATCCTGGACAAGAGCATATGGGTAGCCATTGCTGGATAAACCCCAGCATCTAGCTAGGCTTTTCTTTCATTACTGAGACAATAAAACAATGCTGGAGAGTTGAATAAAACGTTGTGCGTGTATGTTAAGAGTTATGTTTAACATCAGCAAACCAGCTTTTATATATGAAATAAACCAAGTAGATAAGCTAAAAAATGGCAAGAAAACTTATGCTCATCACAACCTCCCTAGTTTTTTAGGCTGAGGAGGAACATTGGCCAGGCATGGCATGGCCCCAAATACATTTTAGAGATATAAGAACAGAACAGCTTAGcggcaccttaagagaccaacaagattttggaggatataagctttccagagtcaaagatCCCTTCTTTGTTCTTTCCGGGAAATGGCAGAGCCGATCTCGTTTTTATGAATTGTGCCTGTTCCCTTTTAAAAGAAagtttcccccttttcctctccATAAGTAAAATCGCCCAGTACAAGAACAAATGAGATCTCGTCCGATGTCTCAACAATATCTAGACCagctctgagactcagaagccTCGCATACCTATAAACGAActacccatgctggctctctcaCCCTCCCCTCCTAAAGGCTGGTTCTGATGGGtagcggtgttggtctgaagcagcagaacaaagttcgactccagtggaacctttaagatcaactgcGTTCAGTTATGGGTAAAACTTCCACGGGCGCGCACACTTCTTCCCACATCATGTTAGAGGTTGGTCATTGGTCGGTTGCGCTTGCAAGCCGAGGGGACCAAGACGTGTGTCGCGAGACTTAAACAATGAGCGCTCAAAACGGTTCTCTAGAAAGACTTCCGAATTCCGATCGTAGTTGGTTAAAATCTCCATGTGCGTGGCAAAGCGGCATAGGAATTTATGTAGAAAAATAGAACAGGCAGGTTAAAGAATCTCTTCAGAGTTTCGGAAAGATCAACTTATCCACACAGGCATCTCCCAACGCAGGATACCGTTAAAACTGTGGAGAGGGGGAGCCTGTAAATATATGatgacaggcctcagattcagtgggagctcacaggagcgcagctcctgaacctttctgagagttccaccttcttgtccattgaataatatgtgcagctgcataacaatccctggatgagctccaccacctgtttttctacaaaacaacccctgcatgaTGAcgaagggttctgaaagaacagCTCTCCCCCACTATAGAGTGCTCTGAAGGCTACATCTGTTCAAACCCCGGTCAGGATTACATATTTCAACAAGTAAGCCAATACGTTCCTGTAGTGAGGGACGTAACTGTAAAGGGAGGGAAGGTCAGAGGGCATGATTATTTCAAAGCGACAACGAGAAAGAGCTTCTTATCGGTGTCATTTTATTAAACTTTTTTAGAACTTTCTCTAGTTTTACCCCGCAGATAGGTTCTAATCAGAACCAGACGTCAAAACTGTGGCAATCGCTTTAAAAATATCTCTTTGCTTTCCCTTATCCCCTACCGCCTTTGTAATTGAGATATCGCGAGAGAAGCAATCTTGTTCTTCATGTTGCATGAAGTCTCGCGAGAGGGgcgtttctttctttttctctttcttagtCGAAGCCGGCAAGATGGTAGGTAGCGATGTTGCGTGGTCTGGTTTCGAagagtcggggtggggtggggaggggtggagaggTTCACGTGATGCGCTTCGCAGCGacgggggggcggcggcggcggcgggggggggggtcgttcTCGGATCTCTTTTTGCCTGAGAGGGTCACAAATGGGCGGAGACCGACTTGACTTCTTGCCGTCTCTGAGAGGAAAGCCGCATCTTCTTATACTCGGCTCAGGCTGCTTCTCAGAGTCTTCGCGCGAAATACTGCACGGCtcaaagtcatccagcaagcttgaTTGTCTGGGGccatttgaacctggctctccccagGCCCGGTTGAAAGCTTCGTCCACTGCACTGGCATAACTTACTTGAGAGACATGTCTCTGTCCGCGTGAAGCCCTATTTGCAGGTTCGTCGCCAGATATCTCTCCCAAGGGAAGGGAACATTTCTTAATGCCCTCCTAATGTGTTTTGCAGAAGCACTTCTCCAGGTTACACCTTGCTTTTGGAATTTCACGCTGGAAAACTTAATATGCAATGTATATAAAATGCTGTTCATTCAGGCCAAGGAGATAACAGAGCAGAGAAGTTCCTCCTCTTTGTGTGCCTTACTCTGCTGAGTAGCCGGTCTGGTGTACtggttacagtgttggactaggatttagAAAACGTGGATACATGTCCCCATTAAGCTGTCAAGCatgctgggtaatcttgggcccATCAGAGGCagcctcataggattgttgtgaagataaaataagaAAGGGAGAGCCCGGTGTGTATAATGAGTCCCTTGGATGAATCACTGGAATAAAAATGGTGCTCAGTTTTGCTTTTAACTCCCAACGTCCATCAAACTGCTTTAAGTGTACAAAACAAGACTGGCTTCCGAGGGTACCGTAAGAACTGAAGGATTAACCTGTGTTATGTTACCCTGAGTTTCCTTAACAACACAAGTGGCTTGCTGAAGCAGATCCATTCTTTGAAAGTTTGTCACCAGTTGGATGACACTAACTTGGGGGTAACAACCCCTGGCATGTATATCAAATCATTTTGTTTCGCATCCAGGACCACTTTTCCATTCAGGGGCCCATGTGTTGTGCTCTGGCAGCACTACTAAGTCTGGCTTTGCTCCCAGTTGGTCAGGCCAAGTACAACCCTTGTATTTTCTTCCATTTTGTCGCACACCAACATTTTTATAGGTAGACGTGGGTTTTGGTGACGTTGGCAGGAAGGTTTACTTTGTGTCTGCTTAACCATGATTTGTTTTCTGCTAACCCTTTTCTTAAAGCATGCGTTAAGAAAGCTATATATGATCAATAAAACCACTAGAGCATACAAATATATAAAATCCCATGTGTGTACTCATAAAAGTTAAATGAGACTATATTTCCATTGTCTGACTTGAAAGGGCCTGGAAAACTAATTAGGAAGATATCTCAGTTTTCTGCTTTTGTAACAGATTTAATGTTAGGGGATGATAATATTCTGTGACAGAAGCCTTGTTACTACAAATTTTGTTGGATTGGATTTATGTTGTTGtaatttttaactttttaaaagccttctagATTGAGGAAGACCAGGAAACTGAGGGGTCATGTCAGTCATGGCCATGGCCGTATTGGTAAGACCACTAGGTTTTTTCTTAACTTGGTGCTGGTTTAAACAATATACTGATCTTAGCCATGGTGGGAAAGAGTGGGGTTGGGGGAGTGCATCTTATCAGGTTGGTGTATGGCTCTGCCTTCTCCAGTGGTGTTCATATATTGACATTTGTCCAGTCTGGTGTATAGAGACTGTATGTTGAATTCTAGATTAAATGTAGTATTAAGGTTATGTATATGGCACCTACCTGAATGTTATGGCAGCACATAGATACTTGCTAGCATGTGACCAGTATGCATGTTTTGTAGGAAAGTAAAGTGCGCTCTTCACCACTCATAGAGCCAGCATGTTGTCCTCAGTGGCATTTATACTGCTTCATAATGTTTGGAAGTATTTTGCTTTTGTTATTGGTAATCTAAAGCAATTTAGAATATGATGTTGGTTGCACCCATAAATTCCATATTAATGTTATGAgcattattaatattattagCATTATTAATGTTATGAGTATTAAGGTTATGTATATGGCACCTACCTGAATGTTATGGCAGCACATAGATACTTGCTAGCATGTGACCGGTATGCATGTTTTGTAGGAAAGTAAAGTGCGCTCTTCACCACTCATAGAGCCAGCATGTTGTCTTCAGTGGCATTTATACTGCTTCATAATGTTTGGAAGTATTTTGCTTTTGTTATTGGTAATCTAAAGCAATTTAGAATATGATGTTGGTTGCACCCATAAATTCCATATTAATGTTATGAGCATTATCAGCTATATAGTGATTTTAATAATGGCTGACTTGAGGGCCATGGTTGGCTGGGAAGAGCCATACAAATGAATAAATTATAGATTTATTCTaagcagtttttatttttattttattttatttgatttatatcctgccctccctgccaaagcgggctcagggtggctcacagtataaaatcacagcaacaattaaaacaatacatattataaaatgtaTTGCAAACTATGAATAAATTACATAGTTCTTTATGTCTGTTTTAGGCAAACACAGGAAGCATCCAGGAGGCCGTGGTAATGCTGGGGGCATGCACCACCACAGAATTAATTTTGACAAATAGTAAGCAATATCtcgttcttttttttaaagctacccATATTTATTTTGCTGCTTCCCATACAGTTCTTACTAAAATTATGCTGATTTTGTATGTTGATGGTTTCATTATATACACATAGAGGGGGGTGGAGTTTGACACCTATTGTAATGTATGTAGGGAAATTAATGAATGCAGCCTTAAACTGGAAGCAGTACAGAAACTCTACATAATACATCTATTTTGTCATTTGTGCCTCTAATATTGAATAATGGAAGCTTTGCTTaaaaaagtaaaattaaaactGATCACCAAATTGAGGAAAATACCTATAGAAAAAAATACATGTATCCTTTGGCAAGGTGTGTGCAACAGATTTTGAAGTGGGAGTAGAGAAGACTGTAGAAGAAgacactgtagatttatacccccacccttctctctgaatcagattctcagagcagcttacaatctcctacatcctgtgaggtgggtggggctgacagagttctcacagaagctgccctttcaaggacaactcttgtgagagctatggctgacccaagaccatgtcagcagctgaaagtggaggtgggaaatcaaacctgattctcccagataagagtctgcacacttaaccactacaccaaactggctgtgtatTGATCCAgcctattgtgtgtgtgtgtgatgagcACAGTTCTTGGGCAGCAACTGATAGCTGGAGTAATGGTGCAAAGCTTTAACTTTCTTTGGACGTGACTAAGTCATTGAATCTGCTACCGGAATTCTAATTCAATGAGTACATACATCTATCTAAAACAGTTACAACAAAGGTTGAGACTGTGAACTGATGTATTAATTAAAATAACAGAATTATTTATCTGGTATGTCTTAATTATGCTGCCATTCTATTACAATTTGAGAAGCTAATTCGGTTGTCAATTTTAATATACTAGCAATGAGTTGTTCATGGGTTGTTTTTATAGTTTGTGGTAGTATTTATATAGCTCTAGCTAGTTAGTACACATGTCTATTTAATTATAACTTACTAATTCCAGAGTATGTTTTACTCGTTGACTCAACTTTTAATCTGCAGCGTTGATCCTGGAGAGTTTTGGGGATTTTTTAGCATGGTCCTTAATGTAttcactcagaagtaagtctTACTAAGTTCAGTGGAATGTATTTTATAGGAAGTGAATTCAGGTTTGCAGCCATAAGTGAGCACAAGAAGGTATGCATCCTGAAAAAACCGAGACTAGAGTCACATCTAGATATGGACAGTTATCATGGTGTGCTATAGTACTCGGAGATTAACAGCTGGCCTTTATTCACTGACTGTCCTTTCTGTAGTACAGTCAGCCACCTGGTTAGTGACAGAAGTCTATTTTTCAGACTCAGAAGTGTGGGTTACCAGAAAGATAATTGTTGTTAACAACAATTAGTGAACTGCCAAGACTCGAGTTTTCTAAAGAATTGCTGATCGCCCACAGATATGTGCTACAGTAAATGAAGAAGAAATAATGTCTTGTTCAGATGGTTCTAAAATTAGTGTTATCTTATTCATATATGCTTCCAGCTAGGTAATTCTGTGCTTGTATTTCATAGTGAATCAAACAATGGCTTTATTTTTGTATTTGATTTTCTTCCAGCCATCCTGGTTATTTTGGAAAAGTTGGTATGAGACATTACCACTTGAAGAAAAACCAGCACTTCTGCCCTACAGTCAATCTGGACAAACTTTGGACTCTTGTTAGTGAGCAGACAAGGCTCAACTACGCCAAAAATACATCTGGATTAGCTCCTGTTATAGATGTTGTACGCTCAGTAAGTATCATTAACACTTGTGTTCTGAAACTGCTTTTTAGCATACCTTATTGGTGTATATTGCTACCTTATTTTTATACATTGCTGAATACTGAAATACTTATAAGCATGacttccctgccctccccctctAGCTGTAGCCTGAAATGCACCCTTCCCCCCCAAATGCTATCAGCAAAAATTTGTCCCTCCTTTGCACAAGGGGATCTTTTCCACAAGCTCCAACCTCTTGCTTAAATGGGAAATTCTTAGTCTGTGTTTCTTAATGCAATCTCTTAGCATAtttaagagaaagaaaaaaatactgCTATTTTAGAGCAGTAAATAATTTTTATGACACTTCAGAAAATACAAAATAAAGAGTAAAAAAATTGGATCTTGCTGTTTCGAATGTATAGAAATTATGGTTGCCATTGCTGAGACACTATTGTTTGTGTAAAAACAGGGTAGTTATTCCAGGCAGGTATTCCAGTCATCTAAGAGTACTATGTGGCTGACCTTTCAGCCTCAATATGAAAGCATTTGTTTAACATGCCTGATTGTAATGTGTGCCTAAACATTTTATGATTCAAGAGTATTGAAACAAGTATAAGACATGTATGGTGAACAGCACTTTTCTGATTTTCTTCTGTAGTTCATGCACATTTGTGGTAGTGCTTCACAGTTTAGTAAAACGACTTCCTCAAAGTTAAGAGGACATCAGTGTGTGATACAGTACTTTGAGGTTTATTATCCATGTCCTGTGTCAGTGGAAGGTGCAGAGTTTTTCCTtggcatccctcccccccttcagtttcaGGGAAGATTATTCCTGGGAATCTTGGATTTGTATTGACAAACAACTGCACAGATGAGGGAGGGAACTGCAGTAGGATGAGGTAAGGGTAGAAATAGCTTGCTGATGGGAAAAGGAGACAGCGTTCTTAATCTCTGCAGGTGCCCTCCCTGGATGTAGTGCAAGTCTCACAACCCCAAGGACAACTGTTCTGAAGAATTAAAGGGATTGATGAAGCAGGGAGAATGTGGGGAAAATCTGCACACCTTCCATTGACACTTGGAAGTATACAAGCCAATTGAAATTACTGCCGGTTTCAGGACACTTTGGGCATACAAGTTTATACTAATATCTCATTATTTTTCCAGGGCTATTACAAAGTTCTTGGCAAGGGGAAGCTGCCCAAACAGCCAGTAATTGTCAAAGCTAAATTCTTCAGCAGAAAAGCAGAAGAGAAAATCAAAGAAGTTGGTGGTGCCTGTGTCTTAGTGGCATAAAGGATTTTTCAATGTATTCAGGAACGAATAAACACAGTTTTCTATATGCGCGTACATTTTCATAAACTAATGTGAATGATGTATTCTTATTGCCGTTGCTGAATTGATCTCAAAAGGAAAACTCTGAACATGTTCCTTGTAACCAGAAGTGAACACACCATGTATGAACCCAAATAACATTGGCTGCACAATTCAGCAGCCTGACAATAGCAGTGTTCATTAGGATTTGTAAGACGTACACATGGGAGTTATGATATGTTCAAAATAGTTATGTGGAAGAGAGGTCTGTTGAAACCTGAGCTGCGATTTGAGTGCTGTGAATTTCTTGTGGCCCTGCCATTTCCAGATAAGTGCAGAATTCAAACTGTTTGGTGTACAGTTTGCTTATGCACCAGCTGCAGAATTCAGACTGTTTTGGTGTATAATTTGTTTATGCACTAGGAAAAATTACATTCTTTAATGCGGTGTTCTGGTGGACATGCTTGTGTTGCAGCCAATCTTTTGGCAGTCACATCTTAACTTTACTGCAGGAAGGGTTAGTGTTGAGAGTTGTCTTGCCTTGGGAGAACTCACAGTCCCAAGTCAATCTGTTTCTCTTGCATGTTTATAAGCTCAGAAGGCAAGCTATTCAGGTTTGAAGACAGTCAGGAGGCATGGCGGAATTGTGAAATCAGCTTGCCCTTTGGATAGATGTATTCAGCTCCACAGAAGCGGGGAAAGACAGTGATGATTCTTGTCACAGCATGCCAAAGTTTAGATTTGTAAGCTCCTGTCCGGTGTGCAGTTGATTAGATGACAACAGCACCATTCTGTGCTATGGGATTCCTAAAGTGTCTGGTTTGAGGTAGTTCAAGGGACAGCAACTTTTTATGACTAAAGAActtaacagtttaaaaaaaaatcaagagatCAATTAGCAGCCAGTAAAGCCTGTTTACATAGCTGAAAATATACCACTTGACAGTACAGATGAATGACATGTTGATTAATAGCCCATAAA includes these proteins:
- the RPL27A gene encoding large ribosomal subunit protein uL15 — translated: MKSRERGVSFFFSFLVEAGKMPSRLRKTRKLRGHVSHGHGRIGKHRKHPGGRGNAGGMHHHRINFDKYHPGYFGKVGMRHYHLKKNQHFCPTVNLDKLWTLVSEQTRLNYAKNTSGLAPVIDVVRSGYYKVLGKGKLPKQPVIVKAKFFSRKAEEKIKEVGGACVLVA